A genomic window from Lotus japonicus ecotype B-129 chromosome 1, LjGifu_v1.2 includes:
- the LOC130713668 gene encoding uncharacterized protein LOC130713668, whose protein sequence is MAGEGAVKEMTTKFGKLDKFQGQDFRRWQKKMHFLLTTLKVVYVLSTPIPELLEEETVENIRSRSKWENDDYICRGHILNGMSDPLFDIYQNVKSAKELWDCLEAKYMADDSSSKKFLVTDFNNYKMVESRSVMEQYNELLRILGQFTLHGLKMDETISVSSIIDKLPPSWKDFKHNLKHGKDELSLVQLGSHLRIEESLRAQESDKGKGKEVAGPSDDAIAWWIDSGATTHVCKDCFWFKTFVPVEDGSVLYMGDHHFDPVEGKGSVVLEFSSGKTITLFNVLYVPKLRKNLVSGPVLNKLGYKQVHESDKYVLSKSGVFVGFGYYNNGMFMMNLNGVPNDSGSVFMSNSNVIKSSL, encoded by the exons ATGGCTGGAGAAGGCGCTGTCAAGGAGATGACTACTAAGTTCGGgaaattggacaagtttcaaggacaagacttCAGGCGTTGGCAGAAGAAGATGCACTTCTTGTTGACAACATTGAAGGTGGTATACGTCCTGTCTACACCGATTCCTGAACTTCTGGAGGAAGAAACTGTTGAAAATATAAGAAGCAGATCAAAGTGGGAGAATGACGACTACATATGCAGAGGACACATTCTTAACGGTATGTCTGATCCTTTATTCGATATTTATCAAAATGTGAAATCTGCAAAGGAATTGTGGGATTGTCTTGAAGccaagtacatggcagatgactCATCCAGTAAGAAGTTCTTGGTGACTGATTTCAACAATTACAAAATGGTTGAATCAAGGTCTGTCAtggaacaatacaatgaacttctACGAATTCTTGGACAATTCACACTGCACGGATTGAAGATGGATGAAACAATATCTGTCTCAAGTATCATAGACAAGTTGCCCCCTTCATGGAAGGATTTCAAACACAATTTGAAGCATGGAAAAGACGAACTGTCTTTGGTCCAACTTGGAAGTCACTTGCGCATAGAAGAATCTCTAAGAGCGCAGGAGAgtgacaagggaaaaggaaaagaagttgcTGGTCCCTCG GATGATGCTATTGCGTGGTGGATTGATTCTGGCGCCACAACACATGTTTGCAAGGATTGTTTCTGGTTCAAGACTTTTGTTCCAGTGGAAGATGGATCTGTCCTCTACATGGGAGATCATCACTTTGATCCTGTTGAAGGCAAAGGAAGCGTGGTGTTAGAATTCAGTTCTGGAAAAACTATtactttgtttaatgttttgTATGTTCCTAAACTACGTAAGAACTTAGTTTCTGGTCCTGTATTGAATAAGCTTGGATACAAGCAAGTGCATGAATCCGATAAATATGTATTATCGAAGTCTGGTGTGTttgtaggatttggatattataaTAATGGTATGTTTATGATGAATTTGAATGGAGTTCCTAATGATTCTGGTTCTGTATTTATGTCCAATTCGAATGTTATTAAATCTTCTTTATGA
- the LOC130728168 gene encoding calcium-dependent lipid-binding protein-like, producing MGLFFGIFLGVVFGVALMAGWERMMRYRSAKRIAKAVDVKLLGSLNRDDLKKICGENFPEWISFPVYEQVKWLNKLLSKLWPFVADAATLVIRESVEPLLEEYRPPGITSLKFSKLSLGTVAPKVEGIRVQSLNKGQIIMDIDFRWGGDPNIVLGVEAALVASIPIQLKDLQVFSIIRVIFQLAEEIPCISAVVVALLAEPKPRIDYTLKAVGGSLTALPGVSDMIDDTVNSIVTDMLQWPHRIVVPLGGIPVDTSELELKPQGRLTVTVVKANDLKNKEMIGKSDPYVVVYIRPLFKVKTKVIDNNLNPIWNEVFDLIAEDKETQSLILEVYDKDIGQDKRLGIAKLPLINLEAETEKELELRLLSSLDTLKVKDKKDKGTLTIKILYHQFDKEEQYAALEAEKRILEERKKLKEEGVIGSTMDALDGAASVVGSGVGMVGTGVAAGAGLVGSGIGAGAGLVGSGIGAGVGIVGSGLGAVGSGLSRAGKFMGRTITGQGVSRRSGSSTPVANFEENDGGAKPR from the exons ATGGGGTTGTTTTTTGGGATTTTTCTGGGGGTAGTATTCGGCGTAGCATTGATGGCTGGTTGGGAGCGCATGATGAGGTACCGGAGTGCCAAGCGAATTGCAAAG GCGGTTGATGTTAAACTCCTTGGGTCCCTTAACAGAGATGATCTAAAGAAAATTTGTGGTGAAAATTTTCCTGAATGGATATCTTTTCCTGTATATGAGCAG GTGAAATGGCTAAATAAGCTGCTGTCCAAACTATGGCCATTTGTGGCAGAT GCAGCAACTTTGGTGATAAGAGAATCTGTTGAACCGTTATTAGAAGAGTACAGACCTCCTGGAATTACTTCATTGAAGTTCAGTAAGCTGTCTCTCGGAACTGTCGCTCCGAAAGTTGAAG GTATTCGTGTTCAGAGTCTTAACAAAGGTCAAATCATAATGGACATTGATTTCCGTTGGGGTGGTGATCCCAATATTGTTTTGGGTGTTGAAGCAGCACTTGTTGCATCAATCCCTATTCAG TTGAAGGATCTCCAGGTTTTCAGCATTATCCGTGTTATATTCCAACTTGCTGAAGAGATCCCCTGCATTtctgctgttgttgttgccctACTTGCAGAG CCGAAGCCTAGAATTGATTACACTCTGAAGGCTGTTGGTGGGAGTTTGACGGCACTTCCTGGAGTTTCAGATATGATTGAT GATACTGTGAACTCAATTGTTACTGATATGCTCCAATGGCCTCATAGGATTGTTGTTCCACTTGGTGGTATTCCTGTTGATACTAG TGAACTGGAGCTTAAACCGCAGGGAAGGCTTACTGTGACTGTGGTGAAAGCAAATGATTTAAAGAATAAGGAAATGATTGGGAAGTCTGATCCTTATGTGGTTGTGTATATTCGCCCACTGTTTAAGGTTAAAACGAAGGTTATTGATAACAACCTCAATCCTATTTGGAATGAGGTCTTTGACTTGATAGCAGAAGACAAGGAGACCCAGTCACTCATTCTTGAG GTTTATGATAAAGACATTGGGCAAGATAAACGATTGGGAATAGCAAAATTACCACTGATTAACCTGGAAGCAGAAACTGAAAAGGAGCTCGAATTGAGGCTGCTGTCATCACTTGATACCCTGAAAGTGAAAGATAAGAAGGATAAAGGAACCTTGACAATAAAG ATCCTTTATCATCAATTTGACAAGGAAGAACAGTACGCTGCACTAGAAGCGGAGAAAAGGATActagaagaaaggaagaaactGAAAGAGGAGGGAGTTATTGGAAGCACAATGGATGCACTAGATGGAGCGGCATCAGTAGTCGGGTCTGGTGTTGGAATGGTTGGTACTGGTGTTGCTGCTGGTGCCGGGCTTGTGGGAAGCGGCATTGGTGCTGGAGCCGGGCTTGTTGGCAGCGGCATTGGTGCTGGAGTTGGGATTGTTGGAAGTGGTCTCGGTGCTGTCGGTAGTGGACTGAGCAGGGCTGGTAAGTTCATGGGGAGAACAATCACAGGGCAAGGTGTATCCAGAAGGAGTGGTTCTTCTACTCCTGTCGCTAATTTTGAGGAGAATGATGGTGGTGCGAAGCCACGGTAA